From Coffea arabica cultivar ET-39 chromosome 2e, Coffea Arabica ET-39 HiFi, whole genome shotgun sequence, the proteins below share one genomic window:
- the LOC113728612 gene encoding myricetin O-methyltransferase-like — MEKVENLVELREAQDYAGSQIFNFRKSLKCAIELGIPDVIDQHGKPITLSDLISTLPINPSKSIHIHRLMRVLSNAGFFVQQNEAHGKNFWSYAAAEPQFGKIFNEAKAGDSSLIVEVVMAQCKSVFEDLTSLVDVGDGTGEFAEAIAQKFPNLECLVCDLPQLVANQQRTENLDFVAGNILEMVPLGDAILLKKQPAGSAPCYIFRQSETQKTCKIIPKNRMHIRKYAMMQKSRNIKLEQHRDYEN, encoded by the exons ATGGAAAAGGTTGAGAATCTTGTTGAGCTTCGTGAAGCTCAAGACTATGCAGGGAGCCAAATATTCAATTTCAGAAAATCTCTAAAATGTGCAATTGAATTGGGAATCCCAGATGTCATTGATCAACATGGGAAGCCCATCACGCTTTCTGACCTGATTTCTACCCTCCCAATCAACCCTTCTAAATCTATCCACATCCATCGCTTAATGCGAGTCTTATCGAATGCTGGCTTCTTTGTCCAGCAAAATGAAG CACATGGGAAAAACTTCTGGTCTTATGCTGCTGCAGAACCTCAATTTGGGAAAATCTTTAATGAAGCCAAGGCTGGTGACTCTAGTTTAATTGTTGAGGTGGTGATGGCCCAATGCAAGTCTGTGTTTGAGGACCTGACATCTTTAGTTGATGTTGGAGATGGCACTGGTGAATTTGCTGAGGCCATTGCCCAAAAATTTCCCAACTTAGAATGTCTTGTATGTGATCTCCCACAATTGGTGGCCAACCAACAGAGAACTGAGAACTTGGACTTTGTTGCAGGAAATATACTAGAGATGGTACCTCTTGGTGATGCAATCTTACTCAAG aAGCAACCTGCAGGTAGTGCTCCCTGCTATATATTCCGTCAATCAGAAACCCAAAAgacttgtaaaattatcccaaagaacaGAATGCATATAAGAAAATATGCTATGATGCAAAAATCTAGAAACATCAAACTTGAGCAGCACCGTGATTATGAGAACTGA
- the LOC140036114 gene encoding stromal cell-derived factor 2-like protein gives MAISFFGLAIFLFLTLDSDFTSSPVSATSEGIQITYGSVTKLMHGRTKFRLHSHDVPYGSGSGQQSATGFPNVDDSNSYWIVRPVSDTNAQQGDTIKGGTIIRLQHMRTRKWLHSYMLNVSLTMMPIAVMPYAINLLISMSGYLYGLLVAINLTSHELICYI, from the exons ATGGCAATCTCATTTTTCGGTCTcgccattttcctttttcttaccCTTGACTCCGATTTCACCTCTTCCCCCGTCTCTGCCACTTCTGAAGGCATCCAG ATTACTTATGGGTCAGTGACCAAGTTGATGCATGGGAGAACAAAGTTTAGGCTGCATTCGCATGATGTACCATATGGCTCTGGTAGTGGGCAGCAGTCCGCCACTGGTTTTCCCAACGTTGATGACTCAAACAGCTATTGG ATTGTTAGACCTGTATCAGATACCAATGCCCAACAAGGGGATACAATCAAAGGTGGTACCATCATCAGGCTGCAACACATGAGGACCAGAAAATGGTTACATAGCTACATGCTAAATGTAAGTCTTACTATGATGCCTATTGCTGTTATGCCTTATGCAATTAATCTTCTTATCA GCATGTCTGGATATCTGTACGGACTTCTTGTTGCCATTAACCTTACTAGTCATGAGCTCATCTGTTATATATGA